The following coding sequences are from one Musa acuminata AAA Group cultivar baxijiao chromosome BXJ2-4, Cavendish_Baxijiao_AAA, whole genome shotgun sequence window:
- the LOC103982989 gene encoding auxin-responsive protein IAA30 — MATGSLAGEKDERSLGFQETELRLGLPGGGSGGEGDVGKNSGKRAFAETIDLKLKLQAAGDTKDMAAEAAALKMKRSPSQMSIAASATDPEKPPAPKAQVVGWPPVRSHRRSMLAVQSEKPSKEDGERPAGSLAAFVKVSVDGAPYLRKIDLKMYRSYQELSMALQKMFSSFTSVSSSCGSRGTNGGESMTEGKLVDLITGSEFVSTYEDKDGDWMLVGDVPWEMFVESCKRLRLMKGSEAVGFAPRGMEKCKNRS, encoded by the exons ATGGCGACTGGTTCATTGGCTGGGGAGAAGGATGAGCGCAGCTTGGGCTTCCAGGAGACCGAGCTGCGCCTGGGATTGCCGGGTGGCGGCAGTGGAGGAGAAGGCGATGTCGGGAAGAACTCCGGGAAGAGGGCGTTCGCGGAGACCATTGACTTGAAGCTCAAGCTTCAGGCAGCGGGAGACACGAAAGACatggcggcggaggcggcggcctTGAAGATGAAGAGATCTCCGAGCCAGATGAGCATTGCGGCTTCCGCCACCGACCCTGAGAAGCCTCCTGCTCCGAA GGCACAGGTTGTGGGTTGGCCACCGGTTAGATCACATAGGAGGAGCATGCTGGCTGTCCAATCTGAGAAACCGAGTAAAGAAGATGGAGAAAGACCTGCAGGCAGCTTGGCGGCCTTTGTCAAGGTTAGCGTGGATGGGGCACCTTATCTACGTAAAATTGACCTAAAAATGTACAGAAGCTATCAAGAGCTCTCCATGGCCTTGCAGAAGATGTTCAGCTCCTTCACCAGTG TTTCATCGAGCTGTGGGTCTCGAGGAACGAATGGGGGAGAGTCCATGACCGAGGGGAAGCTGGTGGATCTCATAACCGGTTCTGAATTCGTGTCGACCTACGAAGACAAAGATGGCGACTGGATGCTTGTTGGTGATGTTCCGTGGGA GATGTTTGTCGAATCATGCAAGCGTTTGCGTTTGATGAAAGGATCGGAAGCTGTTGGATTTG CACCAAGAGGCATGGAGAAATGTAAGAACAGAAGCTGA